A single region of the Mycobacterium lentiflavum genome encodes:
- a CDS encoding LmeA family phospholipid-binding protein — translation MTNPPGPPHEGPSTWAPSEDHGPFGPTSAPTEQHYPAGADTQQASYAPPPLPPLSPTERVTRPSEPPEPPEKKRFRDPLSIVLICVIVVSLVVAGLIGGELYARHVADTKVAEAVACEVQDQATASFGVAPLLLWQLATQHFTNISVSTAGNQIRDAKGMKIDITIKDVKLDRTSSSKGTIGSLDATITWTSDGIKDSVQNAIPVLGPFVTNSVTTHPADGTIELKGMLDNITTKPVVSGKGIQLQIQSFNALGFTLPRESVQSTLDAYTAKLTADYPLGIHADSVQVTPTGVTSHFSTQNATIPAGENNDSCFANI, via the coding sequence GTGACGAACCCACCAGGACCACCGCACGAGGGCCCGTCCACGTGGGCTCCTAGCGAGGACCACGGTCCGTTCGGCCCGACCTCCGCCCCGACCGAGCAGCACTACCCGGCGGGAGCGGACACGCAGCAGGCCAGCTATGCACCGCCGCCGCTGCCGCCACTCAGTCCCACCGAGCGGGTAACCCGGCCCAGCGAACCGCCCGAGCCGCCCGAGAAGAAGCGATTTCGGGACCCGCTGTCCATCGTTCTGATCTGCGTCATCGTGGTATCGCTGGTGGTCGCCGGGCTGATCGGCGGCGAGCTGTACGCCCGCCATGTGGCCGACACCAAGGTAGCCGAGGCGGTGGCCTGCGAGGTCCAGGACCAGGCCACGGCCTCGTTCGGAGTCGCGCCACTGCTGCTGTGGCAGCTCGCGACGCAGCACTTCACCAACATCTCGGTGTCGACGGCCGGCAACCAGATCCGCGACGCCAAGGGTATGAAGATCGACATCACCATCAAAGACGTCAAGCTGGACCGGACGTCGTCGTCCAAGGGCACCATCGGATCGCTGGACGCGACCATCACCTGGACCAGTGACGGCATCAAGGATTCGGTGCAGAACGCGATCCCGGTGCTGGGCCCGTTCGTCACAAACAGCGTGACGACCCATCCCGCCGACGGCACCATCGAACTGAAGGGAATGCTGGACAACATCACGACCAAGCCCGTGGTGTCCGGCAAGGGGATTCAGCTGCAGATTCAGAGCTTCAACGCGCTGGGCTTCACGCTGCCCCGCGAAAGCGTGCAGTCCACGCTCGACGCGTACACCGCGAAACTGACCGCCGACTACCCGCTGGGTATTCACGCGGACAGCGTGCAGGTGACGCCGACCGGCGTGACGAGCCACTTCTCCACCCAGAACGCCACGATTCCGGCCGGCGAGAACAACGATTCCTGCTTCGCCAACATCTAG
- a CDS encoding carbon-nitrogen hydrolase family protein, with amino-acid sequence MRIALAQMLSDTDPAANLQQVRDYTARAADAGATLVVFPEATMCRFGVPLAPIAEPVDGPWADGVRQIAADSAVTVIAGMFTPAGDGRVTNTLIAAGPGAPNQPDAHYDKIHLYDAFGFTESRTVAAGREPVVITVDGVEVGLTVCYDIRFPELYTELARRGAQLIAVCASWGSGPGKLDQWTLLARARALDSMSYVAAVGQADPGDTLAGSGSSAGAPTGVGGSLVASPLGEVVASAGPDPQLVLADIDAALVAKARDSIAVLRNQSDFARSDRAESVG; translated from the coding sequence ATGCGAATCGCGTTGGCGCAAATGCTCAGTGACACCGATCCGGCGGCCAATCTGCAGCAGGTGCGCGACTACACCGCTCGGGCCGCCGACGCCGGCGCGACGCTGGTGGTGTTTCCCGAAGCGACCATGTGCCGGTTCGGCGTCCCACTGGCACCGATCGCCGAACCCGTCGACGGGCCGTGGGCCGACGGGGTCCGGCAGATCGCGGCCGACTCCGCCGTCACGGTGATCGCCGGAATGTTCACCCCGGCCGGCGACGGGCGCGTGACGAACACGCTGATCGCGGCCGGGCCGGGCGCACCGAATCAGCCGGACGCTCACTACGACAAGATCCATCTCTACGACGCGTTCGGCTTTACCGAGTCGCGCACCGTCGCTGCAGGCCGCGAACCGGTGGTGATCACCGTCGACGGTGTCGAAGTGGGGTTGACCGTTTGCTATGACATCCGCTTTCCCGAGCTCTACACCGAGCTGGCCCGGCGCGGCGCCCAGCTCATCGCGGTCTGCGCGTCTTGGGGTTCGGGTCCGGGAAAGCTCGACCAGTGGACCTTGCTGGCCCGCGCCCGCGCGCTGGATTCGATGAGCTACGTCGCCGCGGTCGGTCAAGCCGATCCCGGTGACACGCTGGCGGGCTCGGGGTCTTCCGCGGGCGCGCCGACCGGCGTCGGCGGCAGTCTGGTCGCTTCGCCGCTGGGCGAGGTGGTCGCGTCTGCCGGGCCCGACCCGCAACTGGTGCTCGCCGACATCGACGCCGCCCTGGTCGCCAAGGCCCGCGACAGCATCGCCGTGCTCCGCAACCAGTCCGACTTTGCTCGTAGCGATAGGGCAGAATCGGTTGGGTGA
- a CDS encoding DUF2505 domain-containing protein, producing the protein MPRSFDLSADYQDSVEDLHRTFAEPDYWRARLADIPVDEARLESIRVGGVPGDDGTIEVVTLQEVHSRNLPAMVTQLHRGDLFFRREETWGPVTDGIATASIRGTIVDTPVNVLGTAELSPIDRGGARLTFRVSIHVRIPLIGGKVENIIGTHLADLVSREQRFTTKWITNNA; encoded by the coding sequence ATGCCTCGCTCATTCGACTTGTCCGCCGATTATCAGGACAGCGTCGAAGACCTGCATCGGACGTTCGCTGAGCCCGATTACTGGCGGGCCAGGCTGGCCGACATTCCGGTCGACGAGGCGCGGCTGGAGTCGATCCGCGTGGGTGGGGTACCCGGCGACGACGGCACCATCGAAGTGGTGACGCTGCAGGAAGTGCACAGCCGCAACCTGCCTGCGATGGTCACCCAGCTGCACCGGGGCGATCTGTTCTTCCGACGCGAAGAGACCTGGGGACCGGTCACCGACGGCATCGCCACGGCATCCATCAGGGGCACGATCGTGGATACCCCGGTGAACGTCCTGGGCACCGCCGAGCTGTCGCCCATTGACCGCGGCGGCGCCCGCCTGACGTTCCGGGTCAGCATCCACGTCCGGATTCCCCTGATCGGCGGCAAGGTGGAGAACATCATCGGCACGCATCTTGCTGATCTGGTGAGCAGGGAGCAGCGCTTCACCACCAAATGGATCACCAACAACGCGTGA